A genomic window from Methylorubrum extorquens includes:
- a CDS encoding TIGR01459 family HAD-type hydrolase yields the protein MTHPSVPTLRHFAEVAERYDLILCDVWGVLHDGTRGHTAAGEALIRFRGLPGPRPRRVILVSNAPRPWQGVQKILDGYGVPREAYDAILTSGDLTRRLIAEHPGERVYHLGPERDAPVFDGLDLTLVPAEEAQRIVCTGLFDDYTETAEDYREALAEFRQRNVPMICANPDLVVERDKKLIPCAGLIAQAYEAIGGAVVYAGKPYRPVYETALAMAGELDGLPPPDVRRTVAVGDAIRTDIAGAAGYGIPSILVARGIHAEELGVAAEHHSLGDIAEWLSRQEVKPDAVIERLVW from the coding sequence ATGACTCACCCTTCCGTCCCGACGCTGCGCCACTTCGCGGAAGTGGCCGAGCGCTACGACCTGATCCTGTGCGACGTCTGGGGCGTGCTGCATGACGGCACGCGCGGCCACACCGCCGCCGGCGAGGCGTTGATCCGCTTCCGGGGGCTCCCCGGACCCCGGCCGCGTCGCGTGATTCTCGTCTCGAATGCGCCCCGTCCCTGGCAAGGCGTCCAAAAAATCCTCGACGGCTACGGCGTGCCGCGGGAGGCCTACGACGCGATCCTCACCTCCGGCGACCTGACCCGGCGGCTGATCGCCGAGCATCCGGGCGAGCGGGTGTATCACTTGGGGCCGGAGCGCGACGCGCCGGTCTTCGATGGACTCGACCTCACCCTCGTGCCGGCAGAGGAGGCGCAGCGCATCGTCTGCACCGGCCTGTTCGATGACTATACCGAGACGGCGGAGGATTACCGCGAGGCGCTGGCCGAATTCCGCCAGCGCAACGTGCCGATGATCTGCGCCAACCCCGATCTCGTGGTCGAGCGCGACAAGAAGCTGATCCCCTGCGCCGGCCTGATCGCCCAGGCCTACGAGGCGATCGGCGGCGCGGTCGTCTATGCGGGCAAGCCCTACCGGCCGGTCTACGAGACGGCTTTGGCCATGGCTGGCGAACTCGACGGCCTGCCTCCGCCGGACGTGCGCCGCACCGTGGCGGTCGGCGACGCGATCCGCACCGACATCGCCGGGGCCGCCGGCTACGGCATCCCCTCGATCCTGGTGGCACGCGGCATCCACGCGGAGGAACTCGGGGTCGCGGCCGAGCACCACAGCCTCGGCGACATCGCCGAGTGGCTCAGCCGCCAGGAGGTGAAGCCCGACGCGGTGATCGAGCGGCTGGTCTGGTGA
- a CDS encoding TetR/AcrR family transcriptional regulator, with product MRNEGYRALGMRRLAAAIGYAPNSIYNAVGDLDQVVLRVNARTLARLHTALSAEIDPDRAPRSNALALADAYLVFVAADPRVWSLLFEHLVAPDQPFPDWYAAALAEPVALVDTVLAPLIADTDERRRAVAALWAALHGLASLSTSRKLAVLTPDPPRDLARLLVGRFLG from the coding sequence GTGCGCAACGAGGGCTACCGTGCGCTCGGCATGCGGCGGCTGGCGGCGGCCATCGGCTACGCGCCGAACTCGATCTACAACGCGGTGGGCGACCTCGATCAGGTGGTTCTGCGGGTCAATGCCCGCACGCTCGCCCGGCTGCACACGGCACTGAGCGCGGAGATCGACCCGGATCGGGCACCGCGGAGCAACGCACTGGCCCTGGCCGACGCCTATCTCGTCTTCGTCGCCGCCGACCCGCGGGTCTGGAGCCTGCTGTTCGAGCATCTCGTCGCCCCCGACCAGCCGTTTCCGGACTGGTACGCCGCGGCCCTGGCCGAGCCGGTCGCGCTCGTCGATACGGTGCTGGCGCCGCTGATCGCCGATACCGACGAGCGCCGCCGGGCGGTGGCCGCCCTCTGGGCCGCCCTGCACGGGCTCGCCTCACTCTCGACCTCGCGCAAGCTCGCCGTGCTCACCCCCGACCCGCCGCGGGATCTCGCCCGGCTGCTGGTGGGGCGGTTCCTGGGGTGA
- a CDS encoding acyl-[ACP]--phospholipid O-acyltransferase, producing MFRTLMTTRRFAPLFWCQFFSAFNDNFLKNALALLILFQVSARGESSGGVLVTLASAVFIGPFFILSGLGGQMADRYDKAVLAKRLKFAEIFAALLSVLGFWLHSVPLLFAALGLFGIIAALFGPIKYGILPDHLKREELTAGNALVEAATFLAILLGTITAGLAMAMGGHALGLSAGLMGMAVLCWLAARMIPATGEGAPDLHVDRNIARSTAELLRDLWSDTRLWRGSVIVSWFWLVGVVILSLLPVLVRQTLNGTEIVATTLLAIFSVGIAVGSGLASWLASGRIVLLPTPVGAVLMGLFGLDLAWTVSQVSPATAEPVGAWDFLTGGSGLRIACDFFGLAVAGGLYVVPSFAAVQAWTEKAKRARVIGAVNVLTAAFMVGGTLALAVLQGAGLSTAQLLGLVAVLNLIAGAVILVTLPTNPLRDALSILFRAFYRLEVKGLENVEKAGPNAIVALNHVSFLDAPLALSLLDQEPVFAIDHGIAQRWWVKPFLKVTKAMPLDPTRPLATRTLINAVKSGETLIIFPEGRLTVTGSLMKVYDGAGLIADKSGAMVVPVKIDGPERTIFSRLKRDQVRRAWWPKVTVTIMPPVRLHVDPELKGKNRRRAAGAALYDIMSDLVFETADIDRGVFSALVEAGQLHGWRRTALEDPVSGTMSYARLVMGANILGRKLQALLPDAKKPVGLMLPNANGAAVTFFALASAGRVPAMINFSAGPTAVLSACKAAQVDTILTSRAFIEKGRLGTLIEGIQGSVRLIYLEDVRAGVTTGDKIRGFLSPRRPLVARKGSDPVAILFTSGSEGTPKGVMLANRAMLANTAQVAARIDFGPRDKVFNVLPVFHAFGLTAGLVLPLISGVPVYLYPSPLHYRIVPELIYGTNATVLFGTDTFLTGYAKMAHSYDLRSLRYVVAGAEAVKQSTRKTWAEKFGLRILEGYGVTECGPVLALNTPMFNRFGTVGRLLPGIESRLEPVPGIDEGGRLMVRGPNIMLGYLRAENPGVLEPPADGWYDTGDIVAFDADGFVTIKGRAKRFAKIAGEMVSLASVEALAAELWPDAPSAVAAVPDARKGERLILFTQAKGATRAAYQTHAKSRGAADVAIPAEVVVVEGLPMLGTGKVDQVSVTKLARERAATAEAA from the coding sequence ATGTTCCGCACACTGATGACGACGCGACGCTTCGCGCCGCTGTTCTGGTGCCAATTCTTCTCCGCCTTCAACGACAATTTCCTCAAGAACGCGCTCGCCCTGCTGATCCTGTTCCAGGTGAGCGCGCGGGGCGAGAGTTCGGGCGGGGTTCTCGTGACGCTGGCGAGCGCCGTGTTCATCGGCCCGTTCTTCATCCTGTCGGGCCTCGGCGGGCAGATGGCCGACCGCTACGACAAGGCGGTTTTGGCCAAGCGGCTGAAATTCGCGGAGATCTTCGCCGCCCTGCTCTCGGTGCTCGGCTTCTGGCTGCACTCGGTGCCGCTGCTGTTCGCGGCGCTGGGCCTGTTCGGGATCATCGCGGCGCTGTTCGGGCCGATCAAGTACGGCATCCTGCCCGATCACCTGAAGCGCGAGGAACTCACCGCCGGCAACGCTCTGGTCGAGGCCGCGACCTTCCTCGCCATCCTGCTCGGCACCATCACCGCGGGTCTCGCCATGGCGATGGGCGGCCATGCGCTGGGCTTAAGCGCCGGGCTGATGGGCATGGCGGTCCTGTGCTGGCTCGCCGCCCGGATGATCCCGGCCACCGGCGAGGGCGCGCCGGATCTCCACGTCGACCGCAACATCGCCCGCTCCACCGCCGAACTCCTGCGCGACCTGTGGTCCGACACGCGGCTGTGGCGCGGCTCGGTGATCGTGAGCTGGTTCTGGCTCGTCGGCGTGGTCATCCTCTCGCTGCTGCCCGTGCTGGTGCGCCAGACCCTCAACGGCACCGAGATCGTCGCCACCACCCTGCTCGCGATCTTCTCCGTCGGCATCGCGGTCGGCTCCGGCCTCGCCTCGTGGCTCGCGAGCGGGCGCATCGTCTTGCTGCCGACGCCGGTCGGCGCGGTGCTGATGGGCCTGTTCGGGCTCGACCTCGCCTGGACGGTTTCTCAGGTGAGCCCTGCCACGGCCGAACCGGTCGGCGCCTGGGACTTCCTCACCGGCGGCTCGGGCCTGCGCATCGCCTGCGACTTCTTCGGCCTGGCCGTCGCGGGCGGGCTCTACGTCGTGCCCTCGTTCGCCGCGGTGCAGGCCTGGACCGAGAAGGCCAAGCGCGCCCGCGTCATCGGTGCGGTCAACGTGCTGACGGCCGCCTTCATGGTCGGCGGGACGCTCGCGCTCGCGGTGCTTCAGGGCGCGGGCCTGTCCACGGCCCAGCTTCTCGGCCTCGTGGCCGTGCTGAACCTGATCGCCGGCGCGGTGATCCTCGTGACCCTGCCCACGAACCCCCTGCGTGATGCCCTGTCGATCCTGTTCCGCGCCTTCTACCGCCTGGAGGTGAAGGGCTTGGAGAACGTGGAGAAGGCGGGCCCGAACGCGATCGTCGCCCTCAACCACGTCTCCTTCCTCGATGCGCCGCTGGCGCTCTCGCTACTCGACCAGGAGCCCGTCTTCGCCATCGACCACGGCATCGCCCAGCGCTGGTGGGTGAAGCCGTTCCTCAAGGTGACGAAGGCGATGCCGCTCGACCCGACGCGCCCGCTCGCCACCCGCACGCTCATCAACGCGGTCAAGAGCGGCGAGACGCTGATCATCTTCCCCGAGGGCCGGCTCACCGTCACGGGCAGCCTGATGAAGGTCTATGACGGCGCGGGCCTGATCGCCGACAAGTCCGGCGCCATGGTCGTGCCGGTGAAGATCGACGGGCCGGAGCGCACGATCTTCTCGCGCCTGAAGCGCGATCAGGTGCGTCGCGCATGGTGGCCGAAGGTCACGGTGACGATCATGCCGCCGGTCCGGCTCCACGTCGATCCCGAGCTCAAGGGCAAGAACCGCCGTCGCGCGGCGGGCGCAGCGCTCTACGACATCATGTCGGACCTCGTCTTCGAGACCGCCGACATCGACCGCGGCGTCTTCTCCGCGCTGGTCGAGGCGGGCCAACTCCACGGCTGGCGGCGCACGGCGCTCGAAGACCCGGTCTCGGGCACGATGAGCTATGCCCGCCTCGTGATGGGCGCCAACATCCTCGGCCGGAAGCTTCAGGCGCTCCTGCCCGACGCGAAAAAGCCGGTCGGGTTGATGCTGCCCAACGCCAACGGCGCCGCGGTGACGTTCTTCGCGCTGGCCAGCGCGGGGCGCGTGCCGGCGATGATCAACTTCTCCGCCGGCCCCACCGCGGTGCTCTCGGCCTGCAAGGCGGCGCAAGTCGACACCATCCTCACCTCGCGCGCCTTCATCGAGAAGGGGCGCCTCGGCACCCTGATCGAGGGCATCCAGGGCAGCGTGCGTCTGATCTATCTCGAGGACGTGCGGGCGGGCGTGACCACGGGCGACAAGATCCGCGGGTTCCTGAGCCCCCGTCGTCCGCTGGTCGCGCGCAAGGGTAGCGATCCGGTCGCGATCCTGTTCACCTCGGGTTCGGAGGGCACGCCGAAGGGCGTGATGCTCGCCAACCGGGCGATGCTCGCCAACACCGCGCAGGTCGCCGCGCGCATCGATTTCGGGCCGCGCGACAAGGTGTTCAACGTGCTGCCCGTCTTCCACGCCTTCGGGCTGACGGCCGGGCTGGTGCTGCCGCTGATCTCGGGCGTGCCGGTCTACCTCTATCCTTCCCCGCTGCACTACCGGATCGTGCCCGAACTGATCTACGGCACGAATGCCACGGTCCTGTTCGGCACCGACACCTTCCTCACCGGCTACGCGAAGATGGCGCATTCCTACGACCTGCGCTCCTTGCGCTACGTCGTGGCCGGAGCGGAGGCCGTGAAGCAATCCACCCGCAAGACCTGGGCGGAGAAGTTCGGCCTGCGCATCCTGGAGGGTTACGGCGTCACCGAGTGCGGGCCTGTGCTCGCGCTCAACACGCCGATGTTCAACCGCTTCGGCACCGTCGGCCGGCTGCTGCCGGGCATCGAATCGCGCCTCGAACCGGTGCCCGGCATCGACGAGGGCGGACGCCTCATGGTGCGCGGCCCCAACATCATGCTCGGCTACCTGCGGGCGGAGAATCCCGGCGTGCTGGAGCCGCCCGCGGACGGCTGGTACGACACCGGCGACATCGTCGCCTTCGATGCCGACGGCTTCGTCACGATCAAGGGCCGGGCCAAGCGCTTCGCCAAGATCGCGGGCGAGATGGTGTCGCTGGCCAGCGTCGAGGCGCTCGCCGCCGAACTCTGGCCCGACGCCCCGAGCGCGGTGGCCGCCGTGCCCGACGCCCGCAAGGGCGAGCGCCTGATCCTGTTCACGCAGGCCAAGGGCGCGACGCGAGCCGCCTACCAGACCCACGCCAAGAGCCGGGGCGCGGCCGACGTCGCCATTCCCGCCGAGGTGGTCGTCGTGGAGGGCCTGCCGATGCTCGGCACCGGCAAGGTCGATCAGGTCAGCGTCACGAAGCTCGCAAGGGAGCGGGCGGCGACGGCGGAAGCGGCGTGA